A DNA window from Anastrepha ludens isolate Willacy chromosome 6, idAnaLude1.1, whole genome shotgun sequence contains the following coding sequences:
- the LOC128867704 gene encoding putative fatty acyl-CoA reductase CG5065, with product MSTKPKFCFESEPQVTINDVDDKEEDRIAASFAGRTLFITGGTGFLGKVLVEKLLRSCGQLKKIYLLIRPKKGKNPQERIKDIFSNVLFDMVKQQRGEAQILNQVEAISGDVLLPGLGIAEEDLEKLREEVSIVYHCAATIRFDEPLRKAVFMNTRGTLYMLEVAATLKSLDLFAYISTAYCHLHIKTLYEKPYDPPANPHNVIRACEWLNDDEVSTIEKKILGSIPNTYAYTKSLAEALVVEKFNELPAVILRPSIVIPVWKEPLPGWTDNINGPTGLLIGAGKGVIRTMYCNSSGYGDFLPVDIAVNGMLVASWRYLTASDSNQVNRVAHMTSSNDIKVSWNEIIECGRWVIENKLPLNGVAWYPGGSMKSNYYIHLVCMVLFHWIPALFVDALLILLRYPPVLCRVQKRINNGFQVFEYYANNVWNFDNSEAIKLRAIMNKKERLTYIIEKIDVDLIDYFTQCVLCARRLILKEGDETIPAARRHMKIMWCVDKVVKGLWIALISYAFYRYVFSGFFSSSTTLAQPLESI from the exons ATGTCAACCAAACCGAAATTCTGCTTTGAAAGTGAGCCCCAGGTGACCATCAACGATGTGGACGACAAGGAGGAAGATCGGATTGCCGCAAGCTTTGCCGGACGCACACTCTTCATCACAGGCGGCACTGGCTTCCTCGGCAAAGTACTGGTGGAAAAATTACTCAG gTCCTGTGGACAGTTAAAGAAAATCTACTTGTTAATTCGTCCAAAGAAAGGCAAGAATCCTCAGGAGCGTATTAAAGACATTTTCAGCAATGTG CTCTTTGATATGGTTAAGCAACAGCGTGGCGAGGCACAAATACTAAACCAAGTGGAGGCGATTTCAGGCGATGTGCTATTACCAGGTTTGGGTATTGCAGAGGAGGATTTGGAGAAGTTACGTGAGGAAGTCTCCATCGTTTACCATTGCGCGGCGACCATACG CTTCGATGAACCTCTACGCAAGGCAGTCTTCATGAATACTCGCGGCACACTTTACATGCTGGAAGTGGCAGCCACTCTGAAGAGCTTAGACCTATTTGCATACATCTCCACGGCCTACTGTCACCTACACATCAAGACACTCTACGAAAAGCCCTACGATCCGCCAGCGAATCCACACAATGTTATCCGGGCATGCGAATGGCTGAACGACGATGAGGTTTCTActatagaaaagaaaattttaggtAGTATACCCAACACCTATGCCTACACCAAATCTCTCGCCGAAGCGCTAGTAGTAGAAAAGTTCAATGAACTACCGGCAGTTATACTGCGGCCCTCCATTGTCATCCCCGTCTGGAAGGAGCCCTTGCCCGGTTGGACTGATAATATAAATGGGCCAACCGGTCTGTTGATCGGCGCAGGCAAAGGCGTCATACGTACGATGTATTGTAACTCTTCCGGTTATGGCGATTTCTTGCCAGTGGATATTGCCGTGAATGGCATGCTGGTAGCCAGCTGGCGTTATCTCACGGCGAGTGATTCAAACCAGGTTAATCGTGTAGCGCACATGACTAGCTCGAATGACATAAAAGTGTCATGGAATGAGATTATCGAATGTGGCCGGTGGGTTATAGAGAACAAATTGCCATTGAATGGTGTCGCCTGGTACCCAGGTGGGTCAATGAAATCAAACTATTACATTCATCTTGTCTGCATGGTGCTCTTCCATTGGATACCCGCATTATTTGTGGAtgcgctgctgatactattgcGATATCCACCCGT CCTCTGCCGCGTGCAGAAACGTATCAATAACGGCTTCCAAGTTTTCGAGTATTATGCGAATAATGTGTGGAATTTTGATAACTCAGAGGCGATAAAATTGCGGGcgataatgaataaaaaagagCGTCTCACCTATATCATTGAAAAGATCGACGTGGATCTGATCGACTATTTCACACAATGTGTCCTCTGTGCGCGCCGCTTAATCCTAAAGGAGGGGGATGAAACCATACCAGCCGCTAGAAGACATATGAAAAT aatgtGGTGTGTGGACAAAGTGGTCAAAGGCTTGTGGATCGCATTGATTAGCTATGCCTTCTATCGTTATGTTTTCTCCGGCTTTTTTAGTAGCTCAACGACATTGGCCCAGCCCCTGGAATCAATTTAG